A genome region from Nycticebus coucang isolate mNycCou1 chromosome 4, mNycCou1.pri, whole genome shotgun sequence includes the following:
- the CENPA gene encoding histone H3-like centromeric protein A has protein sequence MGPRRRRKPEAPTRRTASPSPGPSRRRPSLGTSSRQHGQRRPLWLKEIRKLQKSTNLLLRKTPFSRLTREICSKFTRGVDFNWQAQALLALQEAAEAFLVHLFEDAYLLTLHAGRVTLFPKDVQLARRIRGIQEGLG, from the exons ATGGGCCCGCGCCGGAGACGCAAACCCGAGGCCCCGACGAGACGCACCGCCAGCCCGAGCCCCGGCCCCTCGCGGCGGCGCCCTTCCCTAG GCACTTCCTCCCGTCAACATGGTCAGAGGAGACCTTTGTGGTTAAAGGAGATCCGAAAACTTCAGAAGAGCACAAACCTCTTGTTAAGGAAAACCCCCTTCAGCCGCCTG ACAAGAGAAATATGTAGTAAATTCACTCGTGGTGTGGACTTCAATTGGCAAGCCCAGGCTCTGTTGGCCCTACAAGAG GCAGCAGAAGCATTTCTAGTTCATCTCTTTGAAGATGCTTATCTTCTCACCTTACATGCTGGCCGAGTTACTCTTTTCCCAAAGGATGTACAACTGGCAAGAAGGATCCGAGGCATTCAGGAAGGGCTTGGCTGA